atataaaataaataattaaTGAACAATAATAGTAACTAACTGAAATAGTAAATATTAAGTCACATAACAACGGCTTATTTGGCGGCTTTCGTCATATAAGTAATCAAATCATTtctatctttttctttttttaaccCTGCGAAGGCCATCTTAGTACCAGgaatatatttctttggaTTGGTCAAGTACTCGGACATGTTATTCTCATCCCACTTGACTTTTTTGTTAATGTTTGCGTCTGTGTAAGAATAGCCCTTCACTTGTCCAGAATGTCTACCAAAGATACCATGTAGGTTAGGCCCCACTTTGTTGGGACCACCTTCTTCTATTGTATGACACTGTTGGCACCTCGTTTTAAACAATGTAGCGCCTTTCTTTGCAGAGCCTGGTTTGAATTCTGTACTTTCCTTGGCcatgttttttatttgtgaTGTAATGAAGTGTTATTGGTGTTTAAGGTAATGTAAAGAAATACGTATATGTGTTTCTCTTCTATGATCCTTCGATATTGTCTCAGCTTTATCGAACAAAAGATCTATCAAAAACTAATTACCTCGAGCTCCAGTTCACtgctatatatatatgctgTATATCTTTGTCGTTTCCCCCTTGTAGTCACTTACAGTAGTtcaaacttgaagaaatgCCCTCGCTACTATCGCTATTagttttggaaaaataGGAAAAGACCCCTCGGCAATGCACCGCTGGATCTTCTTAGCGAAGGCACGAAGGCACGAAGGAAAACAATACAATAAGGGGTATGGTAACCCGGTTGCTgatctatttctttttttcatttcttttttcaatcgGAAACGTCAATGATAATGCTAATTATGGTGGTGGTGATGAGATGAAATAGAATGAtcattataaaaaaatcatatcaGCTCGTATATGAAATATGGGGGACAATTATTCAACATATTTGCTTGACATAGAAGGGACAATTTGCCCGATCTCGTTTGTGAAGGACACCTTGTTCCCTTATTTCACGAATAGAGTTCTGGAATTGGTGCAACAGGATTCAAGGGACTCCTCGATTTCGGAGATTCTGTCGCAGTTCCACATCGATGACAAACAGAAATTGCAAGCACACATCCTGAATTTGGTGGCTAAAGATGTGAAGGACCCGATCTTGAAGCAGTTGCAAGGGTACGTTTGGGCTGACGGTTACGAATCAGGTCAAATCAAGGCACCCATTTATGTAGATGCCATCGATTtcatgaaaagaaaaaagcgTATTTTCATATACTCTAGTGGATCTGTAAAGGCACAGAGATTGTTGTTTGGATATGTTAAGGACCCCAAAGCCCCTGAGCACGATTCCTTGGATTTGACTACCTATATAGATGGTTATTTCGACATTAACACTTCTGGGAAGAAAACAGAACCTCAATCTTATGCTAATATTCTGCGGGATATTGGAGCTAATGCTAGTGAGGTATTGTTCTTAAGCGACAATCCGTTGGAGTTGGATGCCGCAGCTACTGTGGGAATGGCTACTGGGTTAGCTATACGACCTGGCAATGCGCCTGTTCCCAATACGCAAAAGTACCAAGTGTTTAAGAATTTGGAAGATCTTTAGATGTATAAGTGGCtaaaatcatcattattattattattattaagaTTACCAtctctttgttttcttttctttcccttCTAGCATACATAAATACACATACGTTATTGATCTTTAcgtaatttttctttttaccttGGCTCGAAGTACTGCAACATTCATAGGAGGAAGTGAAGACACGTCAAGCCATCAGAACACTACAATCTTAATCGGCATGATCGCTGAATAAAATATTGGCTGCAGCTTCTTCGTTTTTATCACATGCGAAATACACTTGAATAACAAGATCTCTTTCAAAGCCTAATTCACAGAGGCGCGAAATAGCCTGATCGTCTTCAGGAGTATAGTCCACCTGGAATGAACCTTCCCCTTCACCTTGACCCAGTTCTGCAGCAGCACCCTCTCCTGAAGCCTCTATATCATCTCCTTCCACCATGTCATCCGCACCCTCCATAACATCTTGCATGTTATCACCAACGGCCTCTAATAACATGGAAACAAACACTTCTGGGTTTGCCATGATATGTTCACGTAATTGAGGATATCTGGCACTTATATTCTCCAATAATGGGGCTAGTGCTTCTGGATTACCTGAAACGACCTGTCTCAACGAAAGTAAATCTTCTACAGTCAAACCAATGGAACCTGGAGGCCCACCATGAGCTGCTCCTGCAGCACCTCCAGCTGAACCAGGTAAGCCAGAAGAAGCGTTGTCGCCTTGGGCAGCTTGGGCAAATAAGTCATCTTCCGCTGGTTGTTCCGTAGTAGTGGCGGCTGTCGAAGGATGTTCGGTCGCAGTCACAGCTTGTTGCTGTGGTTCTGGTTGACGTAGATTCTCTGGGATACCCATCAGTAAATATTCTACCGCTCTATCTGGGTTATTAAAGGCAGCTCTCAGGGCGcgttcaacttcttctcttGGATATCCCATTTCCATAATTCTCTCAATGGTCTCGTTTCTCTCGGCTCCTACCACGAATCCTGGTGTAGAAGCCGACTCAGTTGGTTCTGTAGTAGAAGTTTGTTCTTCCTGTTGTTGCGAGCCTTCATCGACAGTGGCTGCGGGAGTATTTGTACTGGAGGAAACTTGTTCTGTGGAGTTTTCTCTGGCAGGGGTAGTAGCGGTGGGTTCAGCAGCAACTGGAGGTTCTGTTACTTTGGTCTTTGCAGACTTTTTTTGCGAAACCATGAAGACGACTTGGTCACCATCTTTAAGCCCGCATTCTGACACAGTTTTGGAATCTTGAAGTACTTTACCTGAATAGATCAGTTTTATTTGGGATTCTTCACAAGAGATGGATTGAGCAAGTTTGCTCTTAACCTCGAAAATTGTGTTTGAGGGTTCTAAGTCTAAAGGaactttttcctttttgaagtttttaaaGGTTAAACTAACCATTCTGATGTTGTAATGTTGTCTTTATGTGGTTTGTggcaaaaaagaatggaGTTTGATGcctttttttagttttttgaTGGAAAGGAAAACTGATGGTAACAGGTTTGTCTTCAAACTGTCTTGTTAGTAGTTGAGACTTAAAAATGGGGGGGGGGGAAACAAGTATCTTCTATCTTTTCTCCGCTGTTCAATATAGGTTGTTATGTAGTTTCATCACTTTTTCTTAAGTTTTGCTGTCGCATTTCTTGCCTAGCCATAATGAAAGAGAGGAAGAAGGAAAGGAaaggaaggaaaaaaaatttcaatttcgCCACCGAGCCGTGCATAGCGACATTATTACAGTAGAAGTCCAGTCCACCCAAAGAGAAGAGATTAGGcatattaatattattatcagtATACATAGAACTATATAAATACGTATACAAAATGTAGGTCGCTAAAAAATTGAACCTAGTTTCTATCAGGGTCAAAGTCCAATGGGACTTCTTTGggagattttttcttgttcttgtcgTTCTCATCAAGAGCTTTTCCCTGCGGGTTGTTGtcttgctgttgctgttgttgttgttgttgtggTGGTGGAGGTTGATTGTTTGGAGAGATAAATTGACCCTTTGAGTCTACCAGCTCGGAGCCGTCGTTTTCTTCAGACCAGTCCACGGTAACTTTGCTGTTTAAAGTAGAGTCGatgtttttcaatattgaaTCCCTTTCTTCGTTCCATTGGTCTCTGACATCTTCAAATCCGATGTCCCAAATCTTATCGTAGAATTCGCGAATcctctcttcttctagcTTTCgcttctcttcttcagcCATCCAAGCCATGTGTTTTAAGTCATCACTGGAAGGCTCGTAGATGTGCCAGATGACATAATGGGGCAGACCGATGACGTTGTAGTTCATTCTGCGGGACAGTCTGCCAAAAGCCTCTGTTTCTGCATGCTTCTCAAAGGAGAAAGCAGGGAAGTGTGAGCCCGTCCTGAATACTTTAGCCTTTGCAAGAATTGAAACACCCCCGATACCGTCCAGTTccatttcatcttctggATTACCGTTTGGGTCTCTCATGTATGCCAAGTGAGGTCTCCAAGTGGCGTATTCTGGGTATCCTTCCACAATGACAGCGTCTTCTTCGAGAGCATCTGCCAGTTGGAGACCTCCTTCGGACTCCTTCCATGAATTTAGATCGTACGGTTGAATGTTCCCGAGCCAATCCGGCAAAGGTCTCCACACATTGGGGACAATGACGTCCTTATCGTGATGCATTAGGTCTTCCATGATGGTGGTAGGGATGGTTTCGACATCCACGTCTCTCCAGTAAACCCAGGAATGGTATGGCTTCAAAGCCACAGATCCAAGCCAGTTACGGGCCCGGGCCATCAGCTTCCTTCTAGGGCCCTGTGCGCCAAACCCATGACGATCAGAGAAGGACTGGCCAATAATTTGACCAAAGTCCTTCTCATAGATTTCAATGTTACCAAACCTCTTGGACTTGTCCTGCTGAGATTGTGCCTTATGCAGGTTAGATAATAGTACGCCCATGGTGTTGTCGGAAGAATCACTCACCAAAAAGGACAGATCAATGAGGTTGTGCGGGTACGTCATAGTATTCAGATGGTTGAAAAACATAGGGAGATGCTCGGAAGCATCTCTCAACGGCACACAAAACAAGATGCGATCACCTTGTTGCCAGCCGTCCTGGTTGCCTTGGTAATTTCGTAGGTCGTAAAACTCTACGTCGGGAGTGTTCTTGAAATCTGGAACATAAGGCTTGAAGATGCCTTGGAAAGTTAGCAGCTGAAATAGAGATATAGAGAAGAACGAGAGCACGAGTTTTGTGAGGAAAAACACAGTAAGCAACGTTCCAGCGATGCTTACGGTAGTAGGGTTGAACGAgagtttttttctgttatACTTCATTCTTGGATGCAAACTTGCATAAAGCCACTAGAAACTGCTTAATCAGAAGAGAAGGGTAAATTGAACCAGTACTTATCTAGTAGCTACGTGGTGAATGGTATGCGGTATCTCCTGCCTCTATCAACAGATCTTGGCGTCTTCGGAGTCTGtagttatttttattaaccattattttttttttcatgttttcATGTTTTCATGATTTCATGATTTCCATCTCTAGCATTTTTTCACGATGAGACAAGGCGGGCAATGGTAATGAAGGAACATATGTTATACAATGAATAAGCgagaaaaagagaacaCTAATTAGTTTATAGCCAAGTAGTGAAACAAGAATAGACATTTACTAAAAGGAACTAGACCCGACAGGATATGCTGGTTCGCTTCTCTTCCCGCCAGTCATTGTCGCTTGTTTAACAGCAAAGATCAGGTTTAACGAAGTTGCAATCGTACAAGTATAAATTTTTAATGGAGACTTCTACCCCTTCCTGTCACTATGTGGCCTCTTTGGCTAGCATTAGAGCAGAACAGATATATCCGACTCAACAGTATAAGTAACGATAAATCCTTTACCATTGGTCTCGTTCTGGTGGCATCTTCTCTGAGGGGTGCTAATAGCGAAAACGGAAAAGACGACTTGGAGTAGTAGAGTATAACGCAGCAGCTGGGCGTTGAGGGGCCAACGCCGgtaaaattcaaaaacacCCAAACCTTGCAGCAGTGATATCACCCACCCATACCCCACGCTATGTTTTGTAAGCTTTATATCGGGTCCGTGTGACGCGATAAGGACTTTCCCGCACCGCACATACCGCAGGAGCTAAAAGAAAGGCCGTCGCCCGAAAAAAAGTTTCGAAGGTGAAGGAACAGtagtaataaaaattttttcgTCGTCGTCGTTGTCGATCGGCTTTTGGCCGCGTTGATCGTCGTGTTCCACGATTATATAACGCACAAGGTTTTACCATATCTTGTCATAAGGATCCCTCTTTTCCTATATTTCTCTTCCAACTTTATCAAttgttttctcttctcaTTCTACTC
This genomic stretch from Saccharomyces mikatae IFO 1815 strain IFO1815 genome assembly, chromosome: 5 harbors:
- the RAD23 gene encoding Rad23p (similar to Saccharomyces cerevisiae RAD23 (YEL037C); ancestral locus Anc_1.480) → MVSLTFKNFKKEKVPLDLEPSNTIFEVKSKLAQSISCEESQIKLIYSGKVLQDSKTVSECGLKDGDQVVFMVSQKKSAKTKVTEPPVAAEPTATTPARENSTEQVSSSTNTPAATVDEGSQQQEEQTSTTEPTESASTPGFVVGAERNETIERIMEMGYPREEVERALRAAFNNPDRAVEYLLMGIPENLRQPEPQQQAVTATEHPSTAATTTEQPAEDDLFAQAAQGDNASSGLPGSAGGAAGAAHGGPPGSIGLTVEDLLSLRQVVSGNPEALAPLLENISARYPQLREHIMANPEVFVSMLLEAVGDNMQDVMEGADDMVEGDDIEASGEGAAAELGQGEGEGSFQVDYTPEDDQAISRLCELGFERDLVIQVYFACDKNEEAAANILFSDHAD
- the ANP1 gene encoding Anp1p (similar to Saccharomyces cerevisiae ANP1 (YEL036C); ancestral locus Anc_1.479), with translation MKYNRKKLSFNPTTVSIAGTLLTVFFLTKLVLSFFSISLFQLLTFQGIFKPYVPDFKNTPDVEFYDLRNYQGNQDGWQQGDRILFCVPLRDASEHLPMFFNHLNTMTYPHNLIDLSFLVSDSSDNTMGVLLSNLHKAQSQQDKSKRFGNIEIYEKDFGQIIGQSFSDRHGFGAQGPRRKLMARARNWLGSVALKPYHSWVYWRDVDVETIPTTIMEDLMHHDKDVIVPNVWRPLPDWLGNIQPYDLNSWKESEGGLQLADALEEDAVIVEGYPEYATWRPHLAYMRDPNGNPEDEMELDGIGGVSILAKAKVFRTGSHFPAFSFEKHAETEAFGRLSRRMNYNVIGLPHYVIWHIYEPSSDDLKHMAWMAEEEKRKLEEERIREFYDKIWDIGFEDVRDQWNEERDSILKNIDSTLNSKVTVDWSEENDGSELVDSKGQFISPNNQPPPPQQQQQQQQQDNNPQGKALDENDKNKKKSPKEVPLDFDPDRN
- the UTR4 gene encoding putative acireductone synthase UTR4 (similar to Saccharomyces cerevisiae UTR4 (YEL038W); ancestral locus Anc_1.481); protein product: MGDNYSTYLLDIEGTICPISFVKDTLFPYFTNRVLELVQQDSRDSSISEILSQFHIDDKQKLQAHILNLVAKDVKDPILKQLQGYVWADGYESGQIKAPIYVDAIDFMKRKKRIFIYSSGSVKAQRLLFGYVKDPKAPEHDSLDLTTYIDGYFDINTSGKKTEPQSYANILRDIGANASEVLFLSDNPLELDAAATVGMATGLAIRPGNAPVPNTQKYQVFKNLEDL
- the CYC7 gene encoding cytochrome c isoform 2 (similar to Saccharomyces cerevisiae CYC7 (YEL039C) and CYC1 (YJR048W); ancestral locus Anc_1.482), which encodes MAKESTEFKPGSAKKGATLFKTRCQQCHTIEEGGPNKVGPNLHGIFGRHSGQVKGYSYTDANINKKVKWDENNMSEYLTNPKKYIPGTKMAFAGLKKEKDRNDLITYMTKAAK